A genome region from Nocardia sp. NBC_00565 includes the following:
- the qcrB gene encoding cytochrome bc1 complex cytochrome b subunit, with the protein MSSKVAQHADAADERYRAAAFVKRSINKVFPTHWAFLLGEIALYSFIILLISGVYLTLYFDPSMTEVVYDGAYQPLRGVHMSAAYASSLDISFEVRGGLFVRQVHHWAALMFLAAIIVHCLRIFFTGAFRKPREANWVIGSTLLILAMFEGYFGYSLPDDLLSGTGLRSPLGGISMSVPIVGTWIHFALFGGEFPGEVLIPRLFITHVLLFPGIMLALIAAHIALVWYQKHTQFPGPGRTEKNVIGARIVPVFAADQGAFFMFTLATVAVLGSVFQINPIWELGPYNPAQVSAGSQPDFYMMWTDGLARLMPPWEIYLGNYTIPAAFWVALVMGLVLVILPAYPWIEKRLTKDYAQHNLLQRPRDVPVRSGIGAMAITFYLVLTLSCVNDIIALKFDISLNATTWMGRIGLLIAPPIAYFITYRFCVGLQRSDRAVLEHGIETGIIKRLPHGEYVEVHQSLGALDEHGRPVPLAYQGAAIPKKMNKLGSAGKPGTGSFLRPDPVGESERHFDIEHAEERKQLAVLQKYQDRISVDGERHAP; encoded by the coding sequence ATGAGCAGCAAAGTGGCACAACATGCCGACGCAGCGGACGAACGGTACCGCGCAGCGGCGTTCGTGAAACGCTCGATCAATAAGGTGTTTCCGACGCACTGGGCATTTCTGCTCGGCGAAATCGCATTGTACAGCTTCATCATTCTGCTGATCTCGGGTGTGTACCTGACGCTGTATTTCGATCCGTCGATGACCGAAGTGGTTTACGACGGCGCGTATCAACCGCTGCGCGGTGTGCACATGTCGGCGGCTTATGCGAGCTCACTCGATATTTCGTTCGAGGTGCGCGGCGGCCTTTTCGTCCGGCAGGTGCACCATTGGGCCGCACTGATGTTCCTGGCCGCGATCATCGTGCACTGCTTGCGCATCTTCTTCACCGGCGCGTTCCGCAAACCGCGCGAGGCGAATTGGGTGATCGGTTCAACCCTGTTGATTCTGGCCATGTTCGAGGGGTATTTCGGCTACAGCCTGCCCGATGATCTGCTCTCCGGCACCGGCCTGCGCTCGCCGCTGGGCGGTATCTCGATGAGCGTGCCGATTGTCGGAACCTGGATCCACTTCGCGCTCTTCGGCGGCGAGTTCCCGGGCGAGGTGCTCATTCCGCGGCTGTTCATCACGCACGTGCTGCTGTTCCCCGGCATCATGCTCGCGTTGATCGCCGCGCATATCGCGCTGGTCTGGTACCAGAAGCACACGCAGTTCCCCGGTCCCGGCCGCACCGAGAAGAATGTGATCGGCGCCCGCATCGTGCCGGTGTTCGCCGCCGACCAAGGCGCGTTCTTCATGTTCACCCTTGCCACGGTGGCGGTGCTGGGCAGTGTGTTCCAGATCAATCCGATCTGGGAACTCGGGCCCTACAACCCGGCGCAGGTGTCGGCGGGTTCGCAGCCGGACTTCTACATGATGTGGACCGACGGCCTCGCCCGGCTCATGCCGCCGTGGGAGATCTACCTCGGCAACTACACCATCCCGGCGGCGTTCTGGGTGGCGCTGGTGATGGGTCTGGTGCTCGTGATCCTGCCCGCCTATCCGTGGATCGAGAAGCGGCTCACCAAGGATTACGCGCAGCACAATCTGCTGCAGCGGCCGCGAGATGTGCCGGTGCGCAGCGGAATCGGCGCGATGGCGATCACCTTCTACCTGGTCCTGACGCTGAGTTGCGTCAATGACATCATCGCGTTGAAGTTCGACATCTCGCTGAACGCCACCACCTGGATGGGTCGCATCGGGCTGCTCATCGCGCCACCGATCGCGTACTTCATCACCTACCGGTTCTGCGTCGGTCTGCAGCGCAGTGACCGCGCGGTGCTCGAGCACGGCATCGAAACGGGCATCATCAAGCGACTGCCGCACGGGGAATACGTAGAGGTGCACCAGTCGCTCGGCGCGCTCGACGAGCACGGCCGCCCGGTTCCGCTGGCGTACCAGGGCGCGGCGATTCCGAAGAAGATGAACAAGCTCGGGTCGGCGGGCAAGCCGGGCACCGGTAGCTTCCTGCGGCCCGATCCGGTGGGAGAATCCGAGCGGCACTTCGATATCGAGCATGCGGAAGAACGCAAACAGCTCGCCGTGCTACAGAAGTATCAGGACCGAATCTCCGTCGACGGCGAAAGGCACGCACCATGA
- a CDS encoding lysophospholipid acyltransferase family protein: protein MLYWMLKYLFPGPFMHLYNRPTVEGVEHIPTDGPAILAGNHLSFSDWLFAPLMSPRRISYLAKAEYFTSPGFKGRLQKFFFSATGQYPIDRSGASAAEDALIAARKLLDKGHLVGLYPEGTRSPDGRLYKGKTGLARLALETGVPVIPVAVIGTFEVCPPGPFRWRRHRVTVKFGAPIDFSRYEGMGGNRFVERAVTDEVMYDLMQLGGQEYVDVYAASLKKGIPSGPTPNATRIPETAAS, encoded by the coding sequence ATGCTCTACTGGATGCTGAAGTACCTGTTTCCGGGACCGTTCATGCACCTCTACAACCGCCCGACGGTCGAAGGCGTAGAGCACATACCCACCGACGGCCCGGCCATCCTGGCCGGTAACCACCTGTCCTTCTCGGACTGGTTGTTCGCGCCGCTGATGAGCCCCCGCCGGATCAGCTATCTGGCCAAGGCCGAATACTTCACCTCCCCCGGGTTCAAGGGTCGGCTGCAGAAGTTCTTCTTCAGCGCCACCGGGCAGTACCCGATCGACCGCAGCGGCGCGAGCGCGGCCGAGGACGCCCTCATCGCCGCCCGCAAGCTGCTCGACAAGGGCCACCTCGTCGGCCTCTACCCCGAGGGCACCCGCTCCCCCGACGGACGCCTGTACAAGGGCAAGACCGGCCTGGCCCGTCTCGCTCTGGAGACTGGCGTCCCCGTCATCCCCGTCGCCGTCATCGGCACCTTCGAGGTCTGCCCGCCCGGCCCCTTCCGCTGGCGCCGCCACCGGGTCACCGTGAAATTCGGCGCCCCCATCGACTTCTCGCGCTATGAGGGCATGGGCGGCAACCGCTTCGTCGAACGCGCCGTCACCGACGAGGTCATGTACGACCTCATGCAGCTCGGCGGCCAAGAATACGTAGACGTCTACGCCGCCAGCCTCAAAAAGGGCATCCCCTCCGGCCCCACCCCCAACGCCACCCGCATCCCGGAGACCGCGGCCAGCTAG
- a CDS encoding ROK family protein, which yields MTARVAGARPLTVGIDVGGTNIRASVVDGDGEVLDTVQAPTPHSARALEDALDRAVRELCRRHPIGAVGLAVAGFINGDRSTVRFAPHLPWQDTPVAQRLTERLGLPVILEHDANAAMWAEYRFGAAAGGHNSVLVAIGTGIGAALLIDGELYRGTHGVAPELGHLQVVPQGRACPCGKRGCWERYCSGTALADTAIEMLATDPVHSTVLARDVFRDPGSLTGRRVAGAAQDGDPLAVRVMADFARWLGLGLAFVSDIFDPGLIVIAGGVSSSAPLFLDEAREEYARAITGAGHRPLARIRTTQLGEAAGMIGAAELARATLAGTGRGRSWVARTSH from the coding sequence ATGACCGCGCGGGTAGCAGGTGCGCGACCGCTGACCGTCGGCATCGACGTCGGCGGCACCAACATTCGCGCTTCGGTGGTCGACGGCGACGGCGAAGTGCTCGACACCGTCCAAGCGCCGACACCGCATTCGGCGCGCGCACTCGAGGATGCGCTGGATCGGGCGGTCCGCGAGCTGTGCCGCCGGCATCCGATCGGCGCGGTCGGCCTGGCGGTGGCCGGATTCATCAACGGTGATCGCTCGACCGTTCGCTTCGCCCCGCACCTACCCTGGCAGGACACCCCGGTCGCGCAGCGGCTCACCGAACGCCTCGGACTGCCGGTGATCCTGGAGCACGACGCCAATGCCGCGATGTGGGCCGAGTACCGCTTCGGCGCCGCGGCGGGCGGACACAATTCGGTGCTGGTGGCAATCGGCACCGGCATCGGGGCGGCGCTGCTCATCGACGGCGAACTGTATCGAGGCACCCACGGCGTCGCGCCGGAACTGGGCCACCTGCAGGTGGTGCCGCAGGGCCGGGCCTGCCCGTGCGGTAAGCGCGGCTGCTGGGAAAGGTACTGCAGCGGAACGGCGCTCGCCGATACCGCGATCGAAATGCTGGCCACCGATCCGGTGCATTCGACGGTGCTGGCGCGCGATGTGTTCCGCGATCCCGGCTCGCTGACCGGACGCCGGGTGGCCGGTGCCGCGCAGGACGGCGACCCGCTCGCGGTGCGGGTGATGGCCGATTTCGCGCGCTGGCTCGGACTCGGGCTGGCCTTCGTCAGCGATATCTTCGATCCGGGTCTGATCGTGATCGCAGGCGGGGTGAGCAGTTCGGCGCCGCTGTTCCTGGACGAGGCGCGGGAGGAGTACGCCCGCGCGATCACCGGTGCGGGCCATCGTCCGCTGGCTCGGATCCGCACCACCCAACTCGGTGAGGCGGCGGGCATGATCGGCGCCGCGGAGCTGGCCAGGGCCACGCTCGCCGGAACCGGGCGCGGGCGTTCATGGGTCGCGCGTACCAGCCATTGA
- a CDS encoding ArsA family ATPase: MRQPGRTRVELFIGKGGVGKTTLACATAIAYARAGQRVLVASLDQAHSLGDALGFRFPHDPGTVAGVASVQPGLDVIEVDSLALLEDRFREVVRMLATGTGHEHGIDLAALDPAELTGLPGVQELLMLVEITQFADEDDWDVIVVDCPPSADMLRIITAPETLLGYVERVWPPHARAMSTVGTDLRRAVLATTVERIVTAVTEVRDLLADHARTGARLITGAEQVAIAESERVRSAAALLGLRLDAVVVNKVLPAAPPPTALEVASHPAVQWYLSRRAEQLDVVNRLQRGMNGTRVLIAQHTGAEPVGLTSLSALSYAIDSVERLDTGPELSDNPAQVRTSSGQPVVRLESGTGLHSVYALRMHLPVVDPATLRLGRVEDDLIVGADGVRRRVRLAPVLRRCTVDGAELDHGYLVVRFRPDPQAWPI; the protein is encoded by the coding sequence ATGCGGCAGCCCGGTCGCACCCGGGTCGAACTGTTCATCGGTAAGGGCGGGGTCGGCAAGACCACGTTGGCCTGCGCTACGGCCATTGCCTATGCGCGGGCCGGTCAGCGGGTGCTGGTGGCCTCGCTGGATCAGGCGCATTCCCTCGGCGACGCACTCGGCTTCCGGTTCCCGCACGATCCGGGCACGGTGGCCGGGGTCGCGAGCGTGCAACCCGGGCTCGATGTGATCGAGGTCGATTCCCTTGCGCTGCTGGAGGATCGGTTCCGCGAGGTGGTGCGGATGCTCGCCACCGGGACCGGCCACGAGCACGGCATCGATCTGGCCGCGCTGGATCCTGCCGAGCTGACCGGACTGCCCGGCGTGCAGGAATTGCTGATGCTGGTGGAGATCACCCAGTTCGCCGATGAGGACGACTGGGATGTGATCGTCGTCGACTGTCCCCCCTCGGCGGACATGCTGCGGATCATCACCGCACCGGAGACCCTGCTCGGTTACGTGGAACGGGTATGGCCGCCGCACGCGCGCGCGATGAGCACGGTCGGCACCGACCTGCGACGCGCGGTGCTGGCCACTACGGTCGAGCGGATCGTCACCGCGGTCACCGAGGTGCGTGACCTGCTCGCCGATCACGCCCGCACCGGCGCCCGGCTGATCACCGGCGCCGAACAGGTGGCGATCGCCGAATCGGAGCGGGTGCGCTCGGCCGCCGCACTGCTCGGTCTGCGACTGGACGCGGTGGTGGTCAACAAGGTGCTGCCCGCCGCGCCTCCGCCGACCGCGCTGGAGGTGGCCTCGCATCCGGCGGTGCAGTGGTATCTGAGTCGACGCGCCGAACAGTTGGACGTGGTGAACCGGCTGCAAAGGGGTATGAACGGAACACGGGTGCTGATCGCCCAGCACACCGGCGCCGAACCGGTCGGGCTCACGTCCCTGTCCGCGCTGTCCTATGCGATCGACTCGGTCGAGCGGTTAGACACCGGCCCTGAGCTGAGCGACAATCCGGCCCAGGTTCGCACAAGTTCCGGCCAGCCAGTGGTTCGATTGGAATCGGGCACCGGTCTGCATTCGGTGTACGCGTTGCGGATGCACCTGCCCGTCGTCGACCCGGCGACGCTGCGACTGGGACGAGTGGAGGACGATTTGATCGTGGGAGCGGACGGGGTCCGGCGCCGGGTGCGCCTGGCGCCGGTATTGCGGCGGTGCACGGTCGATGGCGCCGAACTCGATCACGGCTACCTGGTGGTGCGATTCCGCCCGGACCCGCAGGCGTGGCCGATATGA
- a CDS encoding SRPBCC family protein has translation MADRTQRSIIIDAPSQRVMSVIADLESYPEWVSAAKTVEVLEKAADGRVRTARFVLDAGVVKDTYVLSYTWRPDDKSVSWTLISGELQKAQDGTYELIDQPDGTTEVTYELTVDLNIPMIGMFKRKAEKVITDTALKELKKRVEG, from the coding sequence ATGGCCGACAGGACCCAGAGGTCGATCATCATCGACGCACCGTCGCAGCGGGTGATGTCCGTCATCGCCGATCTGGAGTCCTACCCGGAGTGGGTCTCCGCGGCGAAAACTGTTGAGGTGCTGGAGAAAGCCGCCGACGGCCGAGTGCGGACCGCACGCTTCGTGCTGGACGCCGGCGTCGTCAAGGACACCTATGTGCTGTCCTACACTTGGCGGCCCGACGACAAGTCGGTCAGCTGGACCCTGATCAGCGGTGAGCTGCAGAAGGCCCAGGACGGCACCTACGAACTCATCGACCAGCCCGACGGCACCACCGAGGTGACCTACGAACTGACCGTCGACCTGAACATCCCGATGATCGGCATGTTCAAGCGCAAGGCGGAGAAGGTGATCACCGATACCGCGCTGAAGGAACTGAAGAAACGGGTCGAAGGCTGA
- a CDS encoding polyketide cyclase / dehydrase and lipid transport, producing the protein MSSIQIADQTFVAAPGAAVAEILSGPNNWRRWWPDLTLDIREDRADKGIRWSVTGALTGTMEVWLEPSLDGVILHYFLHAEPKSPTRDPAAANRARRVAGKNMSFEIKTRLESGRAAGVAPAHAATAR; encoded by the coding sequence GTGAGCAGCATTCAGATCGCGGATCAGACCTTCGTCGCCGCCCCGGGGGCCGCGGTCGCCGAGATCCTGTCCGGCCCGAACAATTGGCGGCGCTGGTGGCCCGACCTGACCCTGGACATCCGGGAAGACCGGGCCGACAAGGGGATTCGATGGTCGGTCACCGGCGCGCTGACCGGCACCATGGAAGTGTGGCTGGAGCCCTCGCTCGACGGGGTGATCCTGCATTACTTCCTGCACGCCGAACCCAAGTCGCCGACTCGGGATCCGGCCGCCGCCAATCGGGCCCGCCGGGTGGCGGGCAAGAATATGTCCTTCGAGATCAAGACCAGGCTGGAGTCCGGCCGCGCGGCCGGTGTCGCACCGGCGCACGCCGCCACCGCCCGCTGA
- a CDS encoding glycosyltransferase family 4 protein, with protein MARTLLVTNDFPPRPGGIQSYLQALTGELPPDDLVVYAPRWRGDSHLKFDAKQKFQVVRHPTTLMLPTPLVLRRAARLLRGENCDTVWFGAAAPLALLSPMLRRAGATRILASTHGHEVGWSMLPGARQALRAIGEHTDVVTYVSRYTRGRFASAFGPNAALEYLPPGVDTEVFRPDPAARAELRERYGLDDRPTILCLSRLVPRKGQDALIVAMREIRDRIPGAVLVIAGGGPYQEKLRGLAVALGVADDVIFTGRIPSSELAAHHTLADVFAMPSRTRGAGLDVEGLGIVYLEASASGVPVVAGRSGGAPETVLEGKTGRVVDGRKTAEIANAIVDILSDRDAAAEMGAAGRAWVEEQWRWDGLGARLRQLLR; from the coding sequence ATGGCTCGAACTCTGCTGGTTACCAATGATTTCCCGCCGCGGCCGGGCGGTATCCAGTCGTATCTGCAGGCGCTCACCGGTGAGCTGCCGCCCGATGATCTGGTCGTCTACGCTCCGCGGTGGCGCGGCGACAGTCATCTGAAATTCGATGCCAAACAGAAGTTCCAGGTGGTCCGCCACCCGACGACGCTGATGTTGCCGACGCCGCTGGTGCTGCGCCGGGCGGCGCGCCTGTTGCGCGGCGAGAACTGTGACACGGTGTGGTTCGGTGCGGCGGCGCCGCTGGCGTTGCTCTCGCCGATGCTGCGGCGCGCGGGCGCGACCCGGATTCTGGCCAGTACCCATGGGCACGAGGTCGGCTGGTCCATGTTGCCCGGGGCGCGGCAGGCGTTGCGCGCGATCGGCGAGCACACCGATGTCGTCACCTATGTCAGTCGATACACGCGCGGACGGTTCGCCTCGGCCTTCGGGCCGAATGCCGCGCTCGAATATCTGCCGCCGGGGGTGGATACCGAGGTGTTCCGGCCGGATCCGGCGGCGCGCGCGGAGCTGCGCGAGCGCTACGGCCTCGATGACCGGCCGACCATCCTGTGCCTGTCCCGACTGGTGCCGCGCAAGGGGCAGGACGCGTTGATCGTCGCCATGCGCGAGATCCGTGATCGCATTCCCGGTGCGGTGCTGGTGATCGCGGGCGGCGGGCCCTACCAGGAGAAACTGCGCGGTCTCGCGGTGGCGTTGGGCGTCGCTGATGACGTGATCTTCACCGGCCGGATCCCCTCCAGCGAGCTGGCCGCCCATCACACGCTCGCAGATGTGTTCGCGATGCCGAGCCGGACCCGCGGGGCCGGGCTCGATGTCGAGGGTTTGGGCATCGTGTATCTGGAGGCATCGGCGTCCGGGGTGCCAGTGGTGGCGGGGCGTTCCGGTGGCGCGCCGGAAACAGTGTTGGAGGGCAAGACTGGCCGCGTGGTCGACGGGCGCAAGACCGCCGAAATCGCCAATGCCATCGTCGATATCCTGTCCGATCGCGATGCCGCCGCCGAGATGGGCGCGGCGGGGCGGGCCTGGGTCGAGGAGCAGTGGCGCTGGGACGGCCTAGGCGCTCGGCTGCGTCAACTGCTGCGATAA
- a CDS encoding NlpC/P60 family protein: MGGALAAGVLAAALCSGSSAGADPAALPTTATEAVQRMIDLSRESEQLNQQALGAQADLDTKLAALHDADATLAATTQTANAARDEVRKFQPFVDKTVIAAYQGARTNRLSAVLLSDSPQHLLDQMSTLDVISAKTSDQLALYKQATAAATQTEQAARTAADAARAASDKADQVRADLERKRADLSGSIAQVVEAWGALSSKDKSALAGSAFPPGFDTDTLLRGLVPGSGTSALAAGLTRIGDPYVWGATGPHQFDCSGLVQWAFKQVGKNVPRTSSQQATYGTPVDKSDLQPGDVVFFYSDISHVGIYAGNGLMLHASTFGVPVAVAPLGSTPYNSARRY, translated from the coding sequence GTGGGCGGGGCATTAGCGGCCGGAGTACTGGCCGCCGCACTCTGCAGTGGCAGTTCAGCCGGAGCCGATCCGGCCGCGCTGCCGACCACGGCCACCGAGGCCGTGCAGCGGATGATCGACTTGTCCCGCGAATCCGAGCAGCTCAACCAGCAGGCCCTGGGCGCACAGGCCGATCTCGACACCAAGCTCGCCGCTCTGCACGACGCCGACGCCACGCTCGCCGCGACCACCCAGACCGCGAACGCGGCCCGCGACGAAGTCCGCAAGTTCCAGCCGTTCGTCGACAAGACCGTGATCGCCGCCTATCAGGGCGCGCGCACCAACCGGCTCTCCGCCGTCCTGCTCAGCGACTCACCGCAACATCTGCTCGACCAGATGTCGACGCTGGACGTGATCTCGGCCAAGACCTCCGATCAGCTCGCTCTCTACAAGCAGGCCACCGCCGCCGCGACCCAAACCGAGCAGGCCGCGCGCACCGCCGCCGACGCCGCCCGCGCCGCCTCCGATAAGGCCGACCAGGTCCGCGCCGATCTCGAACGCAAGCGCGCCGACCTGTCCGGTTCCATCGCGCAGGTGGTCGAGGCGTGGGGCGCGCTGTCCAGCAAAGACAAGTCGGCACTCGCCGGCTCGGCCTTCCCACCCGGTTTCGATACCGACACCCTGCTGCGCGGCCTGGTCCCCGGCAGCGGCACCAGCGCACTGGCCGCCGGACTCACCCGTATCGGCGACCCGTATGTCTGGGGCGCGACCGGACCACACCAGTTCGACTGCTCCGGACTCGTGCAGTGGGCCTTCAAACAGGTCGGCAAGAACGTGCCGCGGACCAGTTCCCAGCAGGCCACCTATGGGACCCCGGTGGACAAGAGCGACCTGCAGCCCGGCGATGTCGTGTTCTTCTACTCCGACATCTCCCATGTCGGCATCTACGCGGGCAATGGACTCATGCTGCACGCCTCCACATTTGGTGTTCCAGTGGCCGTCGCGCCGCTGGGATCGACGCCTTACAATTCGGCTCGGCGATACTAG
- a CDS encoding C40 family peptidase has translation MATNTVKRHAKRAVAAGAVGAATLGVFLLPAAPASAQPVTIPGVGTFDVPNEIPIPQGIPGIELPGAPAPLPFMAPRKTVGDIALDAAMSKIGSPYVYGAAGPNAFDCSGLVKWSYQQAGMDLPRTSGAQLASGTPVSLDDLQPGDVVSFYGGGHSGLYAGDGNVVHASTSGTPVQIASMSSMPFAGARRF, from the coding sequence ATGGCGACCAACACCGTCAAGCGACATGCCAAGCGTGCCGTCGCGGCCGGAGCCGTCGGAGCTGCCACGCTCGGCGTCTTCCTGTTGCCCGCCGCGCCCGCCTCGGCCCAGCCCGTGACCATCCCCGGTGTGGGAACGTTCGACGTTCCGAACGAGATCCCGATCCCGCAGGGCATCCCCGGCATCGAACTGCCCGGGGCCCCCGCGCCGCTGCCGTTCATGGCCCCCAGGAAGACCGTCGGCGATATCGCGCTCGATGCCGCGATGAGCAAGATCGGCTCCCCGTACGTCTACGGTGCCGCAGGCCCGAACGCCTTCGACTGCTCCGGCCTCGTCAAGTGGTCCTACCAGCAGGCGGGCATGGACCTCCCCCGCACCAGCGGCGCGCAGCTCGCCTCCGGCACCCCGGTCTCGCTCGACGACCTGCAGCCGGGCGACGTGGTGTCGTTCTACGGCGGCGGCCACTCCGGCCTGTACGCCGGTGACGGCAACGTCGTCCACGCGTCCACCTCGGGCACCCCGGTACAGATCGCCTCGATGTCGTCGATGCCGTTCGCGGGCGCTCGCCGCTTCTGA